CCTTCTTGACCTGGGCCTGGAGGGCCGCCACTCCTTCGGGCTTCGCGATGAGCAACTTGTCTAACAGCTCTTTCCAGTACTCCAGGCTCTCTATCTCACTCTCTCTTACCTTCTTGGCAAATTGCGCCTGGAACTCTTTTACCAGGGCGCTCTGATCGTTTAACATTGCAGGCTCCCCTTTCCCCTGCCGAAACTTCGTGAACTGTCTGAAGATTGCATCTGCTTCATAATCATTGCCTTTATCAGGAAAAATATTTTATTGGTTCTTCATTTTACCGGCGGAAGTATAGGGAAGTCCGTCTGGCATGTCAATGAAATATTGGCGATAATTGGCGACAGCCACTAATTATTCTTGGCCATCGGGAACAGGTGAAGAAGGTATGAAATGAGTGGCTGTCCCCAATTATTCAGAATTTACCTTTACTATCGGCGCAAAATATGGTTGAAGTCTGACACGTAACGGATCATTATGTTACCCATCTCACAGAAAAAAGGAGTGGTGTTATGTCAGCAGTGATGCCCTCAGGAGACGATATCCGCAAAGCCGTAAAATGGATATCCGACAACCTGGAAGCAGACCCCGAACAAGCGCGCACGAAACTCATTGAAACGGCCGTTTTTAAATTTGACCTTTCCCCGCTTGATACGGACTTTCTCATTAAATTCTACAGTAAAAAAACGCCCTGAGTAGTATCTGGCCCTGGGCGCCGCCGGCCTGCTTATTCCATTTCTAAATCAAAGATGATATCGAGGCGGCAAGGAGGAGGCGACGAGGCGTATTGTACATACGTCGAGGAAGCCGACGACGACGTCAACAAAGATAGCGCTTTGATTTAGGAATGGAATTAAAGGAGTTTCTCCAGGTGATGATAATCCTTCAAGCCCTGAAAATCTCCGCCCCACTGCCAGCCTCGCGACAGCAATGCTTGCATGATGGCGCTATCCGGGCTGAGCGTGCCTGGAGCCTGCGGGGCATACACGGCGCCCGGGGGTAGTGAGACGCCATCGGCATAGATGACGGGATTCTGGCGGGGATTGATGTCTATGGCCTGCCCGGTGGCATGGCGCGATAGCCTGGTGGCGCCGGCTATCAGGCGGTAATTGAAGGCCGAAGTATTATTATCCGCCATGGAGGCCTCATCGGACCAGCCGTAATACACTACAGGAATAACCTTGGCCACGGGGAAGCGCGCCGCCCTGATGATGGCAAAAATATCTGCCAGCTCTTCCTGCAGGCGCTGGTTAACTACTAATTGCCCCTGGTGCAATCTCCCGTCGAAGGACCAATAGCGGACCTCAAGCAGGCATAATTCCTTAGTGATGACCGGCGGCGCCGCCGTACCGGCAAGGGCGGCCTGGAAACTGAGCCGGCTGTCCACAATAATTTCGTCCGGGCTGGTTTGCTTATTATCTTCCATCAGTGTGCTCTCCACGGGCAGCGAGTCAGGCGGCGTTGCCGGACAGGCAAGCTATTATAAGGCAACTGTTGAAAATGGCAAGTATTGATGCTATCGGTTGGCAACGTGCCAAACGGGAGGGAATGATTTTGCTCTCGGTTTCTGAAGATCATGAGATTTTTCACGCCCTGATCCAGGCGGTCCAAAAGCCCGGCAGGTTTCCTGATGACCTGGGAGCACTGCTGCTGGCCGTGGGGACCTTTTTCCTGGACACACCCTTTGCTCCCCGCACTCTGGAGCAGGAGGAAGGGGAAAAGTTGGTTGTCAACCTCCGGCAATTAGACTGCTTTACTTTGGTGGAAAATACGGTCGTGCTGGCCAGGCTGATCAGGACGGGCCAGACCAACTGGCCGGCATTCAAGGCGGCGCTGCAGGCCATCCGGTACCGTCAAGGCTGCCTGGATGGCTACGCCGCCCGGCTGCATTATTTTTCCGACTGGCTTTATGATAACCAGTCCGGGGGCTTCCTGCAGGACATCACCCCGGCCCTCGGCGGGATCCCCTGGCACAAGGAATTCAACTTTATGACGGTCCATCGGGACCAGTACCCGGCGCTGGCTTCCCCCGCCACTTATCGCCGCCTGCAGCAAATAGAAAAAATCTGCTCGGCGCGCTCTTACCACCATATCCCCAAAACATCCGTGCCGGCGTGCAGCCACAAGATCAAAAACGGCGATCTGATTGCCATTACCACCTCGATTGCGGGACTCGATGTGGTCCATGTGGGCCTGGCCGTCCATCTGCGGCGGGGGCTCCATCTTCTCCATGCCTCGCAGCGGGCCGGCAAGGTTATTATCTCCGTAGAAACCATCTACCGCTATCTCCGGCACAGGAAGTCCCGCCTGGGCATCATGGTGGCACGGGTCTTGTGAAAAGATTAAAGCGCGGCCACTATCTCATCCATGATCGCCTCTCCGAGGGATATTTCCTGAAAAATATTCATGAGTAAGGCGGCATCAAGACGGTTGTAATCCACTTCCCGGGGCAGAACCAAAACACCGCCCATATCCACCGCGCCGGGGCTCACCAGGATCTGCTCCTCTCCCGATTTGTAATAGGCTGAGGGGCGATGCTGCCGACGGGGAAAGATCATGACCCGCCAGCGCCCTGCTGCATATAGGCAAAACAGATTTAGCATTGGCTCTGCATGGAGTGGGGACACCTTTTTTTGCAAGGTGTCCCCAAGCGGGGCTTGCAGGCGCCGCATGGCCCGGAGCAGTAATCGCATCAAGACCGCTATATCTTTGGCATTTTCTCCTTCCACCTGCCAGGCGGTGCGGGCGCCGTCTATCTGCTTGTAAAGCGCTACCCCATTTTTTTCGCACACTTTGGTAATATGCTGCCCCACCTCGTTCAGCGCCGGGATGGACGCCTTGGGCAGGGCCTGAAAATGCCGGTGATCGGGCGCAGAGGCGCCGCTCTGTGGGCCGTTGTACAGCAGGGCGTAATCGGGATGAAAATCCCTGGCCAACTGCAGGAGCTTCGGGATTACCCCGTGCAGCGCTTGCGGCAAGTGCTCACGATGGGCAATGGTGTAGTGCCGCGACACAATCGGGAAGGGGTTGCACAACACGAAGAAGTGGCGGTGATACAAGATGGCCTGCTGACCGGCGGGCAGGTTGGCAAGGCACAAAAAACAGGGCCGCCTCTTGATGGCGGCAGGATCAGTATTGGCGCTGGTGCTCACGACGCGCTGGGGATTGCACTGCAGCAGAACGGACAGGTCGCCAGCCGTCAGCCACCGCTCCCGCCGCATATCCAACGCGGCATAGCCGGCGGCAAGCTGCGGCCAGTCCCTTTGCTGCCGGTTCAGCAGGGCCTCGGCAAGCGCCGGCAGGGGCGTCCTGCTTCGACCATCAAAGGTGGCGTAGATACGGCGTTCGTTGAATTTCACTGCATTTCCCATCTTTGCAAAATACGGTCATCACGTCATTCCGGCGTACGCCGGAATCCAGACTCCGCTGATATAACTTGATTCCCTCCGTATCCAGTACGGGGCAGGCTGCATATCAAGTGCGGAATAACGACACGGGGGCTCAACGCGCTTGTGCAAAGGAACCTCAACGCTTAGCCTGTCCATTCAGTTCCTGCCGACCCATAATCTCCAACGTGCGCACCTGGTCTTTGAAGGCGTCATACCGGTTTTTCTGCTCTATCGCCAAGGCCGCATCGGAGTTCCCTTCCCACCGTCGGCACCAGTACAGGTTCTCATAAATCCGGCCGATCTGGTACTGGCGTGAAAGACGTAGGGCGATCGCATAATCTTCCCCATAACCCACATTCAGAAAGCGGAAATGACGCAGCACCGACGTATTGAAGGCGCGCGGCGCCCCGAGGCCGCTGATGCGCAAGGCGTTGTTGCGGCCGTTGTCATCCGTCCATTCCCGGTGGGCGATCAACCCGGGCGGTATTGCCTCGAGCCGGGCGTTTACCAAGGTGTAGGCGCCAATAACCACGGCGTAAGGGCCGCTGCGCAGGAAATCCACAATTTTTGCGAGCGTATGGGGAGAGGCGTACAGGTCGTCGGAATCTAACTGCACGGCATAGCGACCGCAGTCCGATGCAAATACCGCTTCATTCCAGCAGCCGCCGATACTGAGATCCCGGCGCGACGGAACAATATGGCGCAGGGCGGCGTGCTGTTTTGCCATCGCTGCCAGGACGGCCGTCGTGCCATCGGTGGAATGGTTGTCCACAACGAGCACGTTAAAGGGAAAATCCGTCTCCTGCGCCAGGGCGCTCTGGACCGCCTCGGCAATCGTATGTTCCCGATTACGCACCGGAATGACGACGCTGGCCTCGACCGGGAAGCTCTCCTGTGCGGGTGGCAAATCACAGAATACGGGTTCCAGAAAGGCCCCAAGACGTTTTAAATGCTCCGTGGCAACGCCTTCGAGCTCTTTTTGGAGCAAGTAATTCCGGGGATCCACATAGGCAAAATGCCCGGCTGTTGCTGCGCCTACCGTCACGGCATAGAGCGCTTCGCGGATATGAAAAAGGGGATAATCCAGGGAAACCTTGAGCCGCAGATCGTACCACCCAACCCCCGGGGCATCGGCCAGGCTTCCCCATTTGTTGACGCTGTCACGGGCAGCAGCAACCGTCCAAAGCGTATGTGGACCAAAGTCAAATTCTTCCCTGATACTGCCCAGTTGATAGTCATTGACCGAGTGCGGCCGACGCTCCCCACCAACCATTTCCTCAAAGTCACTGTAAACCATGCCGGCCCCCGTCGTGGCAGCAACTTCCACAAAGCGTTCCAGGCAATGCGGCCCCAGAGTTATGGCCGCCAGGGGCTGCACAAACAGCAGATAGGGCGTATAAACAATCGCCAGCAGGCGGTTCAGGGCAGAGCCCGCCGTAGGTGCATCCTCCTCCAACCATTCACACTGTTCCGGCAGCACCCCCGGATTTTCCGGAGCAACGACGATGATCCTGCTAACCATAGGCAGGTAAAGAAAGGCCTCAAGCAGGCCAGGGAAATCTTCCTGCCCGGTAAAACTCAGAACGATGGTTATTTGTGACATGGACGCTCCCTCGTCAGCATATTCATTGTCAGCCGGATCATTACGTCCTTGTCCCGAGGATTGGATTCCGCCGTCAGGAGCGCCAGGGCCGCCAGGCCGATGTCGTTAATGATGACTTCTCCGGAGGGCAGGAATAACCGACCGTTACGATTCAGGAAATCAACAAACAGCATGGCCCCGATGCGCTTATTGCCATCCGAGAAGGGATGATCCTTGATGATGAAATACAGCAGATGGGCGGCCTTGGACTCGAAGCTGGGATAGGCCGGCTGACCGAAAACGCTCTGTTGCAGGATGCCCAGAATAGCCGATAGAGCATCACCCCGCTCCTGCCCGAACATGCCTCCTGCTTCCTGACGAGAGCTCAGGTCTTCTCGCAACCGGGCGACGGCTACGCGGGCTTCAGTGAGGGTGAGCAGAATCCCGCCCGGCTCGCCCTTCGGTTCCGTGAGCATTCCTTCATCATAGCGCTGGAGCCAGAGAAAGGTTTGGGTGTAACGGGCAATCACCTCGACAAGCCCCCGGCCCATGTCGGTGGTAAGCTGCGGGCTGGCAATGGCCTGCCGCACCAGTACCAGCGCCGCCTCGATCTCCCGTGCGTTTTCTTCCAGCCGCTGACGGTTAATCGTAAGCCCCCGCGTCAGGTGCTCGCGTAAAACTCCGGTCGCCCAGATACGGAACTGTGTGCCACGCTTGGAGTTGACACGGTAACCGACGGAAAGGATGGCGTCGAGATTGAAATACTCGACCTTACGTTCGACGTTACGCCCACCTTCGTCCTGAACTGTTGCAAAAAATGCAACAGTTGCTCCGCGCTCAAGTTCGCCTTCACGGAATATATTGCCCAGGTGCCGGGAAATAACGGACTTATCTCGCTCGAACACCGCGGCGATCTGGTTGAGGCTCAGCCAAAGAGACTCCTGCTCCAGACGCACTTCCAGTCCGCTCCCCCCTTCGCCAGGTTGGTAGATGACGATATTGCCCCTGCCACCGCCAATGGTCCGATTCTCTTCCCAAATTTGCTTGTCACGGCTTGCCATTATCATTCTCCACGTAATGTCCGGCGCAGTAATATGAATCTCAATGTTATTCCAATCTGCCAGCAATGCGGTATCAATCATGTAGGGTGGGTTAGGCGGGTTTTTGTCGTAACCCACCAATATTCGGTGCGTTACGCTTCGCTAACGCACCCTACATACTGGGTGAGGTGGTGTGGATGACCGACAGCGATTATGCGAGATATTCGAGCCATGGTGGGGATGCTAACAGTTTCAAAGGGGTATGTCAATGGTAAATAGTATTATGTCCCCGGAATATCGCAGCACGATTGCACTGTTTTTATGCCCGGCCATCTCCTCGCGCACCATCTGCTTTTTATGAATCATTCCAATTACCTCTTCACGATCTCCCAACGCAACAGAGCTGTCGAGAGGACGGTAATTCACATTTCTTCGCCATGCCTATGTGTTGCCTCCGAAAACGCGGTTGGCCAATCGCCCTGTTGTTTGATGATTGCGTCTATGGCCCTCATTTTACTTATGGTTTCGTTCAGGGCCACAATGATTTGCTGGTAGTGGCGGGTGTCTTCGTAGGTCAGTTTACGGCCTTAGCGATCCTTGAGCCATTTTTCGCAGACCTGGTAGCCGCCGATGTGGAAATGCCAGATCTCTACCGGTACGCCTCCGAAGTATTGCGTCGGGCGGATATTCCGGGGACATAATACCATTTAATGGCATTGAATCACCGGTAATTGGCATTATGTCCCCGGAATACTACAGTAGAGGAACTGCAAGAAGATCTGGATCGATGGCTCAATTATTACAATTACGAAAGGCCTCATCGCGGGTATCGCAATATGGGCAAAAGGCCAATAGAAACAATAGAAATGGGCAAGGTTATCAAAGAGCAACTAACGACGAAACAAGCAGCTTAAGCATCGCCCCGGAGAGAAGCTGACTGTCCGGTAAGTGCTTGACTTTTACATTTTATCATTCTTCCATGTAAGGTTTTATTAGTAAGTTCCATTCCCGTTCAGATTTACAATCCTTATTTCCAACATAACAATGTGAAAAGTGTTTAGTATCGAAAAAATATAAGGATTCTCCAAAGGTTCTATTTTCATTTACATCCGATAATTCTTTTATACTATATTCTACTACATTTTTTTTATTACAATAATCAGTTTTAACCAGATGAAAACATTTATTCAGTTTATAATTATAGTGGTTACGTTGGTTAATTACCATAAATCCGTTTTCAGTATTTATTGTTACTTGACCTACACCACCATATTTGTTTTTAAACACTTCTTCACATCGTTTTCCACATTCCTCCTGAAATTTGTAATTTTCCTTGATTGAAGAGGAAGAAACATTGAAAGGTAAAATGTTCTCATAATAACTCTTGGATAACAAGACTTCCCCTGTATCAACCTTCAAAACCTTTGTTACCTGACTATTATCATAAATCATTCTGAGGACAACTATATCCAGATTTAAGATTTTACCTAATTTGAAGGTCTCACTGTCTGTGATACCTGATGATGACAATTTTTGTTCATCCAATATTTTTTTAAGATGTTTTCTTTCGACTACTTTGTATTTTTCTCCAAGTTCGATAATATTATTCCATTCAATTTGGTCGTAAAATAGATTTTCCTCTCTATTCTCAACAGACTCCCTACTACGTTCATCTAAATTGTTAATTTTGACATCCAAGATGATACCAACTGTAATGTCTTTTTTATCTTGAAGGGAAATTTTATGAAGAGAAACACTCAAATCCCAACACCATTCACAATTCTTTGTTGAATTATCAATTTCTTGTAACCGACGAGTTCTTATTTTACCTTCTAATTCCTCATTTATTTTTTGAATTCGTCTTTTTGGTTCCAGATCACGGTCTAATTCTTTGAAGTATTGATTTATAATGTCTTGGTCCAAAGTGATTTTCACTTTTTCACACATTCTCCTACCAACTTTTGTATTACTAATAACCTTAATCTTCATATAATTATCAATGACATCCATGATATGAGTTATATCACAATCTTCGGGTCTTCTCCAATCCGTTTTTGACTTAACAATACCATTTTCTATTGACTTCATCCTTAGTGAATCTGTGAATTTCTTTAATTCATCCTTATTATTCATATCACCTGTATATACCATACAATATTCACCTTGAATCGTTTTCGGTTTTGAAAAACAGATTGAAGGAAACGAAACAATGATAATAGTCAATAATATCAAAAGATATTTGGATTTATTTTTCATAAGTCCTCTGGTTTGATGAAATATATTAATCACGGAAGATAACTCTCATTATACATTACAGGTATTTTTGTAAATCCAACCATAACAGAACAATGTAATCTTTTACACCCGTCTGTAAGTCCATATTTATATGAACTATTACAATCATTCTTTACGACATTGACAGGAGGGATAAAATCACCCTTCTCAATACCTCTTATAATTCCTTATCACCAAAAATTGGAACTCCATAACCTCTTATATGTGGATATATTTCCAAAATGTTTATAAGAAGAACTTCCGGTGATGGTTCAAAGGAATAATGTTCCTGTATTGAAGGTATCTTTGGAAGAGGTAATTCTTCAATCCATTCATCAGGATAATCAAAACTATAACCAAGTCTTTCTATTTTCATTTTACTTTGGATATTCCGGGGACATAATACCATTTAATGGCATTCCCCTGCAGGCAATTGGCCTTATGTCTCCAGCAGCACCGATTACGCATCCGGGGTTCACGCGCAGGTTGACTATTGCCAACGCCAGAATGCCGGCCACTTCCCATTTTCCGCTCATGGAATAACCCCCTTCGCTTTTTTCTGTCGCGGCGCAATTTGTTCCGGGCGCACAATACCATTTTCCGGCTTGCTCTTCACTGGTCTTCCCCGCTTCCCGGGCTTTAGAGTGCGGCCGGTCAAGTGCTCAAGCGATGCGATGAATGATGGATCTCCCGCCGGGCGGCCTGTCCTCGTTGCCAGGCGAAGCGCTTCCGGCTGCCGATTCTCCGCATCCGCAAGGAACGTCTGCCAATCCTCAACAAGGCCCAGTAAAGTCCTGTCGGCAACCAGGATATCCGTTTCAGCCTGGCCGGTATGATAGGCGGCGCTGGACCAGGGATAGTCCCAGGCTGCCTTGACCATGCCGGCACGAACGGGATTTGTTTCCACATAATGCGCGGCAGCAATCAGGTGGCGCTCATCGAGCACACAGGAACTGAATCTCCCCTGAAAAAGATAGCCGCGCACGCCATCGGCAAAATTCTTCATGCGGGTATATTTTCGGTGGGCTTCTCC
This genomic stretch from Deltaproteobacteria bacterium harbors:
- a CDS encoding DUF4922 domain-containing protein produces the protein MKFNERRIYATFDGRSRTPLPALAEALLNRQQRDWPQLAAGYAALDMRRERWLTAGDLSVLLQCNPQRVVSTSANTDPAAIKRRPCFLCLANLPAGQQAILYHRHFFVLCNPFPIVSRHYTIAHREHLPQALHGVIPKLLQLARDFHPDYALLYNGPQSGASAPDHRHFQALPKASIPALNEVGQHITKVCEKNGVALYKQIDGARTAWQVEGENAKDIAVLMRLLLRAMRRLQAPLGDTLQKKVSPLHAEPMLNLFCLYAAGRWRVMIFPRRQHRPSAYYKSGEEQILVSPGAVDMGGVLVLPREVDYNRLDAALLMNIFQEISLGEAIMDEIVAAL
- a CDS encoding DUF1460 domain-containing protein, which codes for MASIDAIGWQRAKREGMILLSVSEDHEIFHALIQAVQKPGRFPDDLGALLLAVGTFFLDTPFAPRTLEQEEGEKLVVNLRQLDCFTLVENTVVLARLIRTGQTNWPAFKAALQAIRYRQGCLDGYAARLHYFSDWLYDNQSGGFLQDITPALGGIPWHKEFNFMTVHRDQYPALASPATYRRLQQIEKICSARSYHHIPKTSVPACSHKIKNGDLIAITTSIAGLDVVHVGLAVHLRRGLHLLHASQRAGKVIISVETIYRYLRHRKSRLGIMVARVL
- a CDS encoding transposase, which codes for MARISRIIAVGHPHHLTQRGVRSMAVFQSDADRLCYLQHVKEETERFGVEILSWCLMTNHVHFIAVPREETSFARGFGEAHRKYTRMKNFADGVRGYLFQGRFSSCVLDERHLIAAAHYVETNPVRAGMVKAAWDYPWSSAAYHTGQAETDILVADRTLLGLVEDWQTFLADAENRQPEALRLATRTGRPAGDPSFIASLEHLTGRTLKPGKRGRPVKSKPENGIVRPEQIAPRQKKAKGVIP
- a CDS encoding M15 family metallopeptidase — encoded protein: MEDNKQTSPDEIIVDSRLSFQAALAGTAAPPVITKELCLLEVRYWSFDGRLHQGQLVVNQRLQEELADIFAIIRAARFPVAKVIPVVYYGWSDEASMADNNTSAFNYRLIAGATRLSRHATGQAIDINPRQNPVIYADGVSLPPGAVYAPQAPGTLSPDSAIMQALLSRGWQWGGDFQGLKDYHHLEKLL
- a CDS encoding glycosyltransferase family A protein, with protein sequence MSQITIVLSFTGQEDFPGLLEAFLYLPMVSRIIVVAPENPGVLPEQCEWLEEDAPTAGSALNRLLAIVYTPYLLFVQPLAAITLGPHCLERFVEVAATTGAGMVYSDFEEMVGGERRPHSVNDYQLGSIREEFDFGPHTLWTVAAARDSVNKWGSLADAPGVGWYDLRLKVSLDYPLFHIREALYAVTVGAATAGHFAYVDPRNYLLQKELEGVATEHLKRLGAFLEPVFCDLPPAQESFPVEASVVIPVRNREHTIAEAVQSALAQETDFPFNVLVVDNHSTDGTTAVLAAMAKQHAALRHIVPSRRDLSIGGCWNEAVFASDCGRYAVQLDSDDLYASPHTLAKIVDFLRSGPYAVVIGAYTLVNARLEAIPPGLIAHREWTDDNGRNNALRISGLGAPRAFNTSVLRHFRFLNVGYGEDYAIALRLSRQYQIGRIYENLYWCRRWEGNSDAALAIEQKNRYDAFKDQVRTLEIMGRQELNGQAKR
- a CDS encoding virulence protein RhuM/Fic/DOC family protein; this translates as MASRDKQIWEENRTIGGGRGNIVIYQPGEGGSGLEVRLEQESLWLSLNQIAAVFERDKSVISRHLGNIFREGELERGATVAFFATVQDEGGRNVERKVEYFNLDAILSVGYRVNSKRGTQFRIWATGVLREHLTRGLTINRQRLEENAREIEAALVLVRQAIASPQLTTDMGRGLVEVIARYTQTFLWLQRYDEGMLTEPKGEPGGILLTLTEARVAVARLREDLSSRQEAGGMFGQERGDALSAILGILQQSVFGQPAYPSFESKAAHLLYFIIKDHPFSDGNKRIGAMLFVDFLNRNGRLFLPSGEVIINDIGLAALALLTAESNPRDKDVMIRLTMNMLTRERPCHK